TGTCCGGATATCGGTGCGGAACCAAACACAGCATTATTTATGTTAAACTatactccctccggtttcctattagttgtcgtttaggaCAACGATACGGTCTCCAATATATAACTTTGACCAATGTTTTTTGTTAAAATATAAATGGactcttaatacatttatacttttataaaagtactttttatGATAAATTGAtgcatataaatattaggttccaaaactaaataacaaaatagttatttgtagtcaaaattttataggtttgactcgaaccttatccaaaacgacaactaataggaaaccggagggagtatGCTTTTGGACCCTGGTCCGGTCATTGCTTTGGGCCCTTGCCTAGCAAATTCTTGGTCCTGTGCCCGCCATGCAGATATGATTCGGAGTTAATGTGGCTCAGCCAGCCGAGGTCGCAATCCAGATTGCCTCAAATTCTAATCAACTTTATGGAAATTAAAAACCTCCTTTGTTATGTTCTCGAATATATATTATCCGCTAATTTATTTTCAAATAAAAcacaacaaacaaacaaaaaaagaACGGAGGAGTATCCAACTTTGCGAAGTCGGTATATCAAAATTAGGAGCCTCCTTTATATCGATACCGTCCTTTGGTTAATTCGGACGGGAAAAAATACTAGTGCCGTCTTTCTGCGAATTTAACCTGGTTGATGTTATAAAAATAGTATCAGCGCCTCTGGTTCATGGCTTCGCCTGCGTGGCTGCACGGTGCACGCACGCACGCGTTGACCCTTTGACCTCGACGACGTTGACGGCAGAGACGAGCACTGTGTACCCGATAGACACAAAGAAGGAAAGGAAAGAGAGTGAAACAGCATGAAGCACGTTGCCGATTCCAATCGAGTCGGGGACGTCTCTGGGCTCTGGCAGCATGGATCGTTCCGCCACCCTTCCCAGTCCCAGCATACGATACAGCTTTCCCGCATTCCGAGGCCCTTAAAATCATCGGCATGCAGCTTGCCAAGCACCATTCCGATTCGGCGATTTGATTCCCAGCCTTCCCCCCTGCTCTGCCCACCTCCCATTTCCCGCCCCTCTTTCCTACTACTACAATAAAAATATCCAAAATTCCCGAACAGAGTCACCCCCGCTTCTCAGAAACCCAATTCCCGTTCCCGATCCTCATCACCTCAACCCCGCGCCGCCCCCTCCCCACCACCCTCGCCATGGTCAGCGCCGccgcctcgccgccgccgtccgggaAGCCGACGCAGGACGAGCTGAAGCGCTTGGCGGCGCACCGCGCGGTGGAGCTCGTGGAGCCCGGCATGACGCTGGGCCTGGGCACGGGCTCCACGGCGGCGCACGCGCTGGACCGCCTGGGCGACCTCCTCCGCGCGGGCGCGCTGCCGGGGGTGGCCGGCGTGCCGACCTCGCTCAAGACGGAGGCGCACGCGGCGCGCGTCGGCATCCCGCTGCTCCCGCTCGACGCCGCCAGCATCGCGCTGTCCATCGACGGCGCCGACGAGGTCGACCCGGACCTCAACCTCGTCAAGGGCCGCGGCGGCTCGCTGCTCCGCGAGAAGATGGTCGAGGGCGCCGGCGCCCGCTTCGCCGTCATCGTCGACGAGTCCAAGCTCGTGCCGCGCCTCGGCTGCACCGGCGCCGTCCCCGTCGAGGTCGTCCCGTTCGGCGCGCCCCACACGCTGGGCCTCATCCGCGGCCTCTTCCACGGCCTGCCCGGCTTCCACGCCAGGCTCAGGACCACCACCGTCCCCGAGGGGGAGCAAGGCTCCGAGCAGCAGCCCTTCGTCACCGACAACGGCAACTACATCGTCGAGATGTTCTTCGACGGCGGCATTCGCGGCGACCTGCGCGACATCAGCGACCGCCTGCTCCGGATCACTGGCGTCGTCGAGCACGGCATGTTCCTGGGCATGGCCACCGTCGCCATTGTCGCCAAGAAGGACGGCACGGTCGCAGTCATGGAAAGGAAGTAGTTAGTATACAATTCTTCGAAGCAGCCATCGCCTGCTCTCCATCAACGGCGTCTTCCTCTACGTGGCCATCATCACGACGACAATAAGTAATAATTCTGCATGTAGCCTGTGTCTGTGCAACATCCAGCTACTCTTATCTAAAGTTGGAGCTGTTATTATCGTGTCCGTGCGTCATCCTCCCATACTATACTGAGTGTCTGCTGATTACTATGGAGTatgttaatcatcatcatcatcattatgTTATCATCACA
This portion of the Zea mays cultivar B73 chromosome 2, Zm-B73-REFERENCE-NAM-5.0, whole genome shotgun sequence genome encodes:
- the LOC100283465 gene encoding ribose-5-phosphate isomerase, which codes for MVSAAASPPPSGKPTQDELKRLAAHRAVELVEPGMTLGLGTGSTAAHALDRLGDLLRAGALPGVAGVPTSLKTEAHAARVGIPLLPLDAASIALSIDGADEVDPDLNLVKGRGGSLLREKMVEGAGARFAVIVDESKLVPRLGCTGAVPVEVVPFGAPHTLGLIRGLFHGLPGFHARLRTTTVPEGEQGSEQQPFVTDNGNYIVEMFFDGGIRGDLRDISDRLLRITGVVEHGMFLGMATVAIVAKKDGTVAVMERK